CTGCATGGTCCAGGCATGTCTGCCAGCTGTGCCTCGGATTAAAACTGTCACCGATGGACTGGGGTCTGTGGTGACAGAGATCTCCTActggttatttattttaattgaacaCTGCTGAGTTCTTGGTGGGTGATACAGCCTCTACTTgtacattaaaaagaaaacccagCAATTACCCCCAACATTACAATAAATCGATAATTCAAAGGATGGATGATAAGCTACTGACTCTGCTCGTTGCCGAGAGGCTGCTCCAGCATGGCGAGGATGACAGAGTTGTCCAGCACAAAGTAGCGGAAGTTGCTGGCTCCTGTGGCACTCAGTCTGGCGTAACGAATCAGGGTGTCTTCATTCAGTaggctgcaggtggaggcagGCCCGCTGGGAGAAGGGAAGGCCCCCAACACCTGCATGATACTAGGGAACACCACAGGCAATGCAAGGACATAAATATGATCAAACTGGGTTAATGAATGCATGTTTCACTTTATAGTAGTCATCTGTATCGAGGATCAGCAGAAAAACAGGGGAAACTATGTCAATaaagaagcagaaaaataatgtaatgtacaaTATCTAAAACCAGTTTCTTCTACAAAAactggtatttatttttatatttaaagttattttactGCATAAAAATCCTCACAAATATTCAGAAATCATTTAGGTGGTCCGAGCTGCATATGGTCACATTCTTATagtagtgtgtttgtgtctttgtccaaGATGTCTGAAGCTTTTGAAAAGCCCATAGATATAAATTACAAGTCGGTCAAACACCTTGATTTGGTTTGATTGCAATATGCCAAGGAAAGACCCAGTCTGTATAGTTTTGATTTTGTTCTTCGTCTATTAACTTTAACCAGAATAGGCAGAGAAAGTGCTTTCCAATCTCTATTTGGTCTGTTTCAAACTGAAATTTAAAGCTGAGAAGTGAGACACAACAACAAGTGGTAACTTGAGACCAATACAGAGAAGCATTTTGATGACAGGTCTGACCTGAGGTAATTCAAGATACTAATTTGTCATCAGATTACCCAAGATGCATGTTAatgccaggtatgaacaggACCAATGTCAGTGGTCCAGATGTCACTGGGTCACCAGCACACAAGTAAAGGGATGGTGATGGttttattaaaagaataaaataaataaaaatgtatattactATGAGTAACTACATCAAGTAACTCTATATCTGATCTTTTCTGTATAAACTTTAAGTCGTCTCACCAGGACAAAGTTGCCTCAGCAGCGTCCTTCACCCTCATTGAAGCCGGGTTGTGCTCCTTCTCCCCTTTATGCCGAACTTCCTGTTCCTGTCGGGACTTGCTACCAGATATTCCCAGCTCCACAATCTCCAACACCTCTACCAAACAATCCTGATACAAAAAAGAGAGTTTGTTTTAACAAAACCCTCTCTAAccaaacaacatatttttttacatcaattCTTTAAACATACCTTCTCATCCAGCATGTCAGGGTGTTCtgtgagccacacacacagaaactggaAGGCAGCTACAATCATAGAGTGGAGGTCTCGAGATTGAAGAGGAGCTGGACGGCTACACTGGTACACGATGTACCCACATATAGAGCTGACGGCACGTTTGCGGTCTGCAGAGTCCACTCCGACCTTCACCTGGTTTAAACAAATACCAGAAATACAGTAAAGTGACACACATTAGATACATTATCAAAATTCTTCATTTCATGACACTGGAAACAATTTTGGCAGAGTCTggtacataaataaaatgtcttacTAAGTTATGACACGTTTGATTTTTTATGGTTTAAATTTAACATTAGAAATGCTCAAATAGGTATTTATGAATATTCAAATGCAAACTATTCAggattttcatttaaaaaaaaaaataacatacatAAGTAATCCCTTCAGCCCCTTCCCAGTGGTCAAAAAacctgctaacatctggcttttgtctccAATGGGGATGGACACAATCAAcattcactcctgggtcaaatAACCTTACAGAAGAAACTGGTTTTAATCGTCTCCAGTTCCAATCGATACCGATGGAAACATTACACTTAGGTAACACTCTAATTTGGCAACACAGCAAGGTAAGAGAGCACCTCTGTTTTCATTGCATTCATGACGCACTGGGGGAAAAAACGAAACGCGAAATTAGTTAATTGCCTTTTATTAATTGCCTTTTATTATCATACATAGGTTATTATAAATAACCTATGTATACATGTTTTTGCTGTAAAAGAGGCATTAGTAACCCAGTTGTTGTGCAGTGTATTGATCTGCAGAGACTTTGCCTTCTGcctgtattttcttattttatcctTATTTTTCAGGATATTACCCACGTTACATCACTGTTTCcacctctctccccttctctacGTCTGTGGCACAGATATATAAAgagctgcaggtctgtgtgtcttttttaacCAAGGGTGGGGCTGAGCCACAACCACACTGTGGCCTGGTGATGACAGCAGAGTGTTACAGTGAGTCTCTGTGGTGCTAGCTTTACCTTGGCCAGCCCAGCCAGCAGCTCCAGGGCAGCCAGTGAAATGCTCATGTCTTGCCTCCACTGAGAGTTGAGCCTCTGTGTGACCAGGTGGATACTGCGCACCAGCAGGCCCACCGCCGTATCTGGAAGAGCTAGATCATATAACACACCAAAATACCAAACAACGCAAAGAATAGAGCAAAGCACTCAACACAtcaagaaaaaaatcctggaagCTAAACTAGTAGATAGGTATTGAACCATGCGTTAGCAGAGTGCTGAAAATCAGAACAGCAAAACCATTTGGAACAAAATTAGGAGACTGAAGAAAAGGTACATTATAAATTAACTGCTGAGGGATAGGGCTGACCGATGTTGGCATTTTGAAACTATGGATTTtgattaacaaaaaaataaaataattttctaTACAATAGTTTATTATTCTATCACAGAAAATCCATTATGGAACAATAAACTGCTAGAAATTTGAAACCTTATAAGATAAggcagtcacattatggggagTGGACATTTATACAGTATGCTCGGGCAGTCACAGCTTAGCAAGCACCAATCACTCAAGATTATTTCTTGAGTGAATGCTTTACCTCGATTACGAATAATAAACGattatttaattattgtgtGCTCGCAAAATGTTGGAATTTTTTTctatgtgtttaaatacgtgtctcataaaccgtagagtgaatcaaacaaacacaaagtaagcTTCAAGTACCGTACGTGTCCttataacttctgattagtgttggcATTATTGTTCAAATAACATCACAATGTCCGACATATTTCATCAGTTAAACATCGCTCAGCCCTCCCCAGAGAAAGTCTTTGAAACACTTCTGATTCAGCCACATTATCACTCTGGCACTTCATACTTTGTGTCAAAATGTTGTTTGAGAGCACAGCATCACAGCAACAAATGATTATGTATCACCTACAAAGACATTTTACCCAACGCTTCTTTACTCTGCATACCACTTTAACCACGTTAGCTATGAAGAACAAATGTGTTAATTTAGTAAGTTACAGATGCTCATCCCAGGTATGCATGATCACCACCAATAGCTGATGTTACTGTGTTAATTCACCAAGCAAAAAGATATTGGTGTATGAATGTAACCGTGTGTCTTACCGTAGTCCCGCAGCAGGGCCTGAGAAGGACGCTCAGAATCTGGGCTGGTTGCCTCTGTGCTGCCTCCGCTGGTGAAACTAATGCCGCTGTTGGTGCGGCTGTGACTCTGACTCCTCACTGTCACATGGCTCCCATCTATACTCCCCTAATGTTAGAAAAACACAGCAATCTTGAAGTCCAGTCTACCATGCTGCTAGTATCATAAATTGTTAATTATTCAGCAGGAGGAAAGTGCAGCAATCTCAGCCTTACTGTTTCAGTCTGTGCTCCTATGGACTCCAAAAGAGCTGAGTCTTGAACGATATTGAGCATTGCAcctgagagggaggaaagacaAACTTAACAAAGAACTATATATAGACTTAAGGGACGTGGAGAGGCAAAAGAGATAAAGAGGATATAAATTGGGCAGCAGATACCCAGGATGAGCTGAGTGTTAGTGGGGTCAGTCTCAGTTTGCAGTGCTCCGATCAGGACATTGACGAGACGTAGCCTTAGGGAAAGGAAAGACACAGGCTGGTCATGAGGCCACCCATCCTCCTCATTGAACTTTCCCTCCAACAGAACCTGAGGCACACAAAGTCAATACTTAACAACATGGTTTATAGGAAAGCTAGACAAGCAATAAAAGCCTCTAGGGCTTGATTCCTTACTGTTATGTGAACATCTAAAAGCCTTTCAGAGTTaaaaaattaaagtaaaaatccTGTACACACTCAACTTGTTCAAATTTTCAAAAAAGCAAAGGGTAAGGGATAAaggtgtttaaataaaaaaggaaaaccttCTAAATCCTGCATTAAAATAGCAGATAAGAAACCAATATAATAATGAGAAATATAAACAACATTGTATTAGCTTTAAGAGAAGTCAGTCCAAGCTGTTACCTCTGATTTGATGTTGCCAAAGTGATGCGGCAACGGCAACATGGCGAGCAGGATGTTGATGGAGGCTCTCCTTAGGTCAGTAGGATTGACATAGATCTTGAATTTGGACAGCTCCCTAGAAGAGTACAACAAATCTCACTGAGACAAGTTTcagacatccatccattatccagaccacttatcctttgagggcaTTGGAGGCTAGAGCCAGTGCCAGTTGACCAATCTTAAAACAGTATCCTCAAAATTATTACCACTACTGCTTCAGGATAGGGCAGACGCACAGTAGGCCTTGTGACCTTTTACCATGCCAGAGTAACCTGCCGGTGTGTCGTCCCTCCCCACTCCCAGGATGGCCTGGTGCACTTTGCACTTTACAGTAAACACCAAACACTAATCCTTCTTCCTGTAGATCATCTCACAGCACCGTTTACCATTTAACTTCCTTGTTGCAGAAATAGCAAAGCCCTGCATATCCAGgaacacataaatatgaattcatggGGTTATTATTAATTTCAGCTCTatgagtgattagaaaagagcagggAAGCAGAATTACTTGTTGATCAGCACAGAGTAATGCGCCTCAATATATTGGGACTGCCAAGTAGGGCCAGGCGAGGCCACTCTCTCATATAGTAAAGGCTATAATCTGTTTTACAGCTGGGTTTTACACCAACTCCACAgctaaaaaaaatcccaaacaaacaattttaaattctaaaataCGATCTCATTAAACTAACCTGTCTGGAACTATAGTCTCCAAGGCAGCTATGAAGTACGGCACCACCACATTGATGCCCTTCAGGTCAGtacagaagagagaggaagagttgaGAATGATAGAAGCCAGAACTGGTCTGCAGATGAAGTCAGAGATCTGGAGACCCTGAATCAGGACCATGTAGAATCTGCAGATAGAGACGAGAGGAGAAGCAATTTATTCACTATTCTATGTAATTTGTACAGATAAAATTGTCCACAGTTCGGCCTGGGCCCCACATATTGAACGAAAGCTATGTGCAATCACACGTGTGTGTCTACTGCAGCAGTGTTGGGGTGGCACTGCTACTGAGATAAAACTTGCACACTGAAAAATGACTACACTTTACCTTCTATTAACTTGTTATCATAATTTAATTACAGCCTGCACTGGGTTtctaccatagactgtatatatagatggacaaCAAGCCTCCACTGCAGTAGCGAGGTCTCACGTGTGGATGACCAATCATGACTCATGCATAGTTTTCAAACATGATGTTtaaccccatttttatagcattaaataacaaattaataCTACACTTGTGAAAAAAATTATTACTAGACCATACATCATGTTTGACAAATGTATTTGACCTGTACTTTGGGTtttagtttgctccatgtcccatccactaacttGGAGGAGGTGGATTTATGAATTATATTGtagtcagccaccaggtggctgGTGAAGCTGATTTATCTTCACTTTCAATGAGCATTCATATAGTACAGTCATGTATAAATACAGCCTATTGTTTTTAGTATGACTATACAGTACCTGTGTAGcctccattttttattttattaacataGAATTGTTGAAACAAAACTATAATTTAATGTCTTTGACATATTCAGACATACCTCAGACCATAAACTATAGTGAATGGTGTCACTTTTATGTAAAGTTGCTAATATGACAATCAACAGATCTTTCTTCCGGTCAATTTTTGCCCATTAAAAATCAGTGAGACATCAAAGCTCTAGATGCTGCTGCAGCGATGAAATGAAAACCTAGATATTCACGTGCAGATGAGGTGGGCGGTGTGGCCCAGGGCTTAGGCTGATGTTAATGTCGGATCTAAAATCTGGtattaatagaataaaaaaagttgatACCTGGAAAGATAAACAGGCAGAATCTCTTCTCCAGTTTTCTTGCTACAGAAGATGCGGCAGAGAGTCCCACAGGCCTCGGCTCGTCCAGCCTCATAGCTCTCTGGGAACTCGTTGGCGTCAAACATGGGGTTTGACACCATGGAGTCATTGGACATTTGAGAACCCTTCCTTCTCAGCTCCAGACCTACTTGAGTGGCTATCGCTGTAGAGAACgggaagagacagagaatgaAAGGACACTGAATTGTAATGTCGTCATTAGTATTCATGCATGTATGAGAAACAGGCAAAAATAGACATACATGTGTCTACTATATGCACAGAACAAAAAAATttactggaaaaacaaaagcaccacAAAGCAGACATTTAATCATTActatgaaaaaacaaaaaaaaagataaaacaaagactcaaatgactgcaaacacactcataTCTTTTTAAAAGCATTCAATAAAGGGAACTCTGACACAAAGAGTTTGCCACAGACGTTCTATCTATTACTGGCACAAAGCATGACCAGGTGAAGTGTGCTGGTAATAAAATGTGTCAGTCATTCTGTGCTGCAAGACTATTTCACAAAATCCCTGTGTCAGCTCCCTCGCTGCCACAATTATATGACTGTCACTCGAGCTACAGAACATTCACTTCATGCATTGAGGCACCAAACCAATAAAATCAAAACTCAAGTGAACTGACAATACAAAAGGAAATTACGAGGAACAAAACATTAATGCTGAACTTGAGGTGGGGGCTGAAACTAAACAATAAGGATTAGTGTGactcaaagaaaagaaaatgagaactTAAAACGGGGGTGGCGTCACAAACTGGCAACGGTATGATCGAGACAAGTGGTCAGCTGGTGAAACCCATTCCATCACCTCTGGAGAAACGCTGGGAGAACGCTGGTGAACTTTCATATGTATGACAAGGAGTGGGAACAGAAAAACAATGGTGATAATGGCAATGATCATGAGGAACTCAACTAAAAAGCAGGACAATTTGTCAAGAAACGCAAATCAAgcgaggaaaaaaaactgccgTTCCTACTTACAAGATTTATAAGAAAGGAGAATTTGGATAAAAGAGGCTGCAAGATAACAGAAATAGTGGAGAGACACAAAATCAAAGCAGATCCAATATTTTGGGATCAATTCATATCAGGCATGAATTGCTTTTTTGTTCTCCTCAAAACATGACTTGTGACCCAGTACAACTCTTTAACATTAGTCAGACATGGTAGACACGTGCAGGACACTACaccaaaatgagaaaaataaatgggaGAGCCAATGGTATgccaaatgtattttcaaatgcTAAGTgctttctgtgttgttgttgactcCTCTAGCCATGAATTTACCAGTACAATTAGTCTATATGAAGTCCTCAGCAGGTGCTTGTAGTCTATATGCAGTTGTAGCCATGTTTAAACAGTTGGTAGATGCAAATGAATTAGAATCAGATGGAAATCTCATACCAGGCCACTTCTAACCAAGCCCTTCACATACAGAAAAGCACAACGAAGTTTctgagaaaatggtgaaaaaaggATAGGCTATCCCAACGacatacaataataaataacacagacaacacaaagaACTCCACAAAAACATGTATACTAATGAACAGCAACAAAACACCCACCTGACCATGCATTAATGGAAACACTATAGCCATCGTCTCACTTCTTACCGGTCATGCTAGGGTCTCGGCTGAGGCCGCTGTGGAGCTTACAGTGCACCAGAGCAGCGTCAAAAAGCCACTGGCCGAACAGGTTAAGGATGCTGTTAACCTTCGGCCTTGCCGGGGCGGGCAGAGGCCGAGACTCCCAGCTGCTCTGGTTGGGGCTGGACAGCAGGGTCGGGGAGGACGaattttgctgctgctgctgctgttgctgctgggaTGCTTTGGTTGGTTGACTACCACTGCTCTGCAGGGTGGGaagggacagagaaagacatgTTACTAGGGTTTCGACAATAGGATCAGTGTaactaaagccgttttcagacattaactccagaggatgtcctcataggagtttgcctttcacacaggaacaacgcagcaggtctgatgctttcacaacaacacagaaatctccggtGGCTTTAGGTGTGGGGTGacgcagcatgcaggaggcaggacgtggTGTGTAAATTCAGCTACGGAAATCACGTGTTTTGGTTTATCAACACCGCCGCTTATCACCAAAACTATAGAGTCTTGTTGTCTttctaagttgacatcttctGTTGCCTCTTCCACGTGTATggctccttttttcttttattgatatattttttctttttttctgttttgcgtCTGTCTTGTGTTAGAAACGTCCTCAATTCGCCCATTCATTttccggacaatctcctgctgtattggCACATGGACTTATTCAGATATTATCCAGAGTTCCTCCTAGGGGGCTAGCAGCAGAAACCCcggtctgaaaacggcttaactaacacatcacacacaaaaatttgttaaaaagaagatttttttcaGATCGCTTCACATAAATGAAGAAGAAATGGCAGGAAATCATAAACACAATATGTCACAAATGTTTTAACCTTAATCTGTCTGtaatacagcaggaaaaaaagtgTTCTTATAACTCTACCACTTTATATTTGTTGTGGTTTAATGCACTTACAGTTGAACTCTTGCTTGTGGTTTTGGTGACCACGGTGTGCCGCTGCTTGCGGCTGTGAGGGGGCGTGGTGTTGGTGATGGAGGGGGGCGGGGACATGCTCATTCTGTTGACCGGGGTGGGCGGGGCACTGTCAGCTCTGGGACGTGATATACCTGTTGACAGAGAGGTAAAAAATGAACTGGGCCGAACAGTTTGCCTTTGCCCCCCTCAGTGGGGGCTGGGGAGATTGGGAATGTCTGATTAGTCTCATTAAGTTTTCCAGCAGCCAGTATTTTCTTTTGGTAAATATAATCATCTTCCAATTTCTCAtggtaagaaagaaagaaggaaatgaAGAGACTTCAGCGTATGTGAGGTGATCATAGGCAATATTCATTCGTTGACATgcagttaaaaacaaatcacaagtAACTGATCTCCATCCATCTTGATTGACTTTTCATGCCCACAGGAGACACCTTGTTGAAGATCTTGTGGTTTATTCCAAACGCATCATTGCGCTACAGCAAAACTAATCCCAGTTGTTAACATCATCACCACCAATGAAATAGACCGTTATATGCCCATCTCATTATTTGACGCGTCAGCTGATGTCTGTACCATGAAGGAGCAGCACTGGGGAAAAAGTGAACACCCTCTCCCGTACATCTCTCTTTTCAACAGAGACACCTACAGTGTAAAGAGAAGAATACACACTGATATGTTTCTATTTAGATGTTTTCAAACAGGTAGTATTGACTGACTGACATCCTCCATCTTGATTTTACTCTGGAGTGGTGCCTGTGTGAAAGGAGCAAAGGCTGGATTGCTGGCTCTTAGTACATATATAACTTCACCACTCAACACATATACTTTATGTTTCTActtacccttttttttttaaatactacaaatgtatttttccttccttccagaAGCCGATGGTATCCATTGATCTCAACACAGTACTAAAATTAACTTGTAACAACATGAGTGTTGCTTTAGAAAGATCAGAGTTAATACTACAGCTGCTTTATTTTTGTCAAACAAAATGTTGGGAAGGACGCGCTCTgcaaatcatcatcatcccacgtcacaaaagcattttttttacatgaaccAAACCTTATGTTGACATGATTTATGGTTCATTTGCTAAAACTTCTGAAACAGCCGTTGAATCCTTCTGATAAGTCTCATCACTTCCTTCTCAAATATCCTTTTGTTAAGCTTTTaaacatttaggctaaaaagTCTCCCCAAATGTCCCCCTTACCCAGGAAGGCATCTACTAGGCAGCTGACCCCCCTCATGGCCCTGAAGAAGATCTGGGGGAGCTGTTTCAAACACGGATGCAGGACCACTTCATGAGGGATACCGCTGGAGTTTAGAAACTGTTCCTGAAACTTTGGAGTGGTGCTCACTATCGCAGGGTTGCTCAGGTCCACTGGATTGCTGGAAATAAATGGACAGTAAATGAATTCATTAAACAGACAATTTAAATAAGTTAAATACACTGTTAAAGCTTGTTTAGATATATCCTCTACCAGATTAAGCAATCACTTGGTTATAATGGAAtccaatttattttaatgtcttttacTGGGATCATTTTGTGactattttgactttttgaacACGTTCGGGACGGACGACAAAAAAAGTGACCTTAAATGTATGAATTTACGAATAAgaatgagtaaaaaaaagactggataagataaaagttaaataaatgcataaaagaTGGAAGTAAAGAAGAtagaacagagaacagagaaatgttttatgGGAATCATATGAGGTGCTTTATTTCCTCTATGTGCAACTACTTCCTTGTCTTTTAAACCcaatgaacaaagaaaacaattgtGTCCGTTAGGTTCAGTTTAACAAGGAAGTTTTCAAGTTGGACCCCAGAGAATGCAATAAAAAGTATCTAAGAATTATTCACCTAAGCATGTGGAGAAAGCGGTACCATGTCTGTGCCACACAGTCATTGTCCATCTCCAGAGGAATCAGGTTGGCATCCTCATCAGGAACTTTGAACGGAGGGAAGGACGGTCCGTGGGTAAAGCGCAAAAGCCTGAATTGAAGAAAACAACCGAAACAAACA
The sequence above is drawn from the Hippoglossus hippoglossus isolate fHipHip1 chromosome 7, fHipHip1.pri, whole genome shotgun sequence genome and encodes:
- the ralgapb gene encoding ral GTPase-activating protein subunit beta isoform X8, which produces MYSEWRSLQLVVQSDQGHLSVLHTFPNNVGTEVANAVVKPLGTAVSPVATENILKTDKEVKWTMEVLCYGLTLPLEGDTVKLCVDVYTDWMMALVSPRDSMPQPVVKEPNMYVQSILKHLYNVFVPRPDQHSLNHIRLCQQVLTAVQKLARESVSMVRETWEVLLLFLLRINDTLLAPPTVGVGVAEKLAEKLMAVLFEVWLLACARCFPTPPYWKTAREMLANWRHHPPVVEQWSRVACALTSRLLRFTHGPSFPPFKVPDEDANLIPLEMDNDCVAQTWYRFLHMLSNPVDLSNPAIVSTTPKFQEQFLNSSGIPHEVVLHPCLKQLPQIFFRAMRGVSCLVDAFLGISRPRADSAPPTPVNRMSMSPPPSITNTTPPHSRKQRHTVVTKTTSKSSTSSGSQPTKASQQQQQQQQQNSSSPTLLSSPNQSSWESRPLPAPARPKVNSILNLFGQWLFDAALVHCKLHSGLSRDPSMTAIATQVGLELRRKGSQMSNDSMVSNPMFDANEFPESYEAGRAEACGTLCRIFCSKKTGEEILPVYLSRFYMVLIQGLQISDFICRPVLASIILNSSSLFCTDLKGINVVVPYFIAALETIVPDRELSKFKIYVNPTDLRRASINILLAMLPLPHHFGNIKSEVLLEGKFNEEDGWPHDQPVSFLSLRLRLVNVLIGALQTETDPTNTQLILGAMLNIVQDSALLESIGAQTETGSIDGSHVTVRSQSHSRTNSGISFTSGGSTEATSPDSERPSQALLRDYDTAVGLLVRSIHLVTQRLNSQWRQDMSISLAALELLAGLAKVKVGVDSADRKRAVSSICGYIVYQCSRPAPLQSRDLHSMIVAAFQFLCVWLTEHPDMLDEKDCLVEVLEIVELGISGSKSRQEQEVRHKGEKEHNPASMRVKDAAEATLSCIMQVLGAFPSPSGPASTCSLLNEDTLIRYARLSATGASNFRYFVLDNSVILAMLEQPLGNEQNPSPSVTVLIRGTAGRHAWTMQLFHQPRGARANQRVFVPEGRPLPKNDVGIKYSVKQRPFPEEVDKIPLVKADVSIPDLDDIVSKELEVQHDRLRILMTKQIEYENTLERHSEEIWKSNTFPDPQTDCKPPPPSQEFQTARLFLSHFGFLSLEALKEPNNSRLPPHLIGLESSLPGFFDDISYLDLLPCRPFDTVFIFYVRAGQKSSHEILRNVESSSSVQPHFLEFLLSLGWPVDVGRHPGWTGHLDTSWSLNSFCDSNDTQQIEEAATPEDTGGSVFNGEKKVLYYADALTEIAFVVPSLTENSEESSVHSDSTVEADTNTEIVPGLLKQPNLTLELFPNHSDNLESAKKLSPLVKTKRSSTGKSFPPLGPETKVFVVWVERFDDIENFPLTELLAETSTGLEASMSNSTSCRSGLLEKDVPLIFIHPLKTGLFRIRLHGAVGKFGMVIPLVDGMVVSRRALGFLVRQTVINVCRRKRLESDLYNPPHVRRKQKITEIVQRYRNKQLEPEFYTSLFHEVGEGKPHL
- the ralgapb gene encoding ral GTPase-activating protein subunit beta isoform X1, translating into MYSEWRSLQLVVQSDQGHLSVLHTFPNNVGTEVANAVVKPLGTAVSPVATENILKTDKEVKWTMEVLCYGLTLPLEGDTVKLCVDVYTDWMMALVSPRDSMPQPVVKEPNMYVQSILKHLYNVFVPRPDQHSLNHIRLCQQVLTAVQKLARESVSMVRETWEVLLLFLLRINDTLLAPPTVGVGVAEKLAEKLMAVLFEVWLLACARCFPTPPYWKTAREMLANWRHHPPVVEQWSRVACALTSRLLRFTHGPSFPPFKVPDEDANLIPLEMDNDCVAQTWYRFLHMLSNPVDLSNPAIVSTTPKFQEQFLNSSGIPHEVVLHPCLKQLPQIFFRAMRGVSCLVDAFLGVSVEKRDVRERVFTFSPVLLLHGISRPRADSAPPTPVNRMSMSPPPSITNTTPPHSRKQRHTVVTKTTSKSSTSSGSQPTKASQQQQQQQQQNSSSPTLLSSPNQSSWESRPLPAPARPKVNSILNLFGQWLFDAALVHCKLHSGLSRDPSMTASFIQILLSYKSSIATQVGLELRRKGSQMSNDSMVSNPMFDANEFPESYEAGRAEACGTLCRIFCSKKTGEEILPVYLSRFYMVLIQGLQISDFICRPVLASIILNSSSLFCTDLKGINVVVPYFIAALETIVPDRELSKFKIYVNPTDLRRASINILLAMLPLPHHFGNIKSEVLLEGKFNEEDGWPHDQPVSFLSLRLRLVNVLIGALQTETDPTNTQLILGAMLNIVQDSALLESIGAQTETGSIDGSHVTVRSQSHSRTNSGISFTSGGSTEATSPDSERPSQALLRDYALPDTAVGLLVRSIHLVTQRLNSQWRQDMSISLAALELLAGLAKVKVGVDSADRKRAVSSICGYIVYQCSRPAPLQSRDLHSMIVAAFQFLCVWLTEHPDMLDEKDCLVEVLEIVELGISGSKSRQEQEVRHKGEKEHNPASMRVKDAAEATLSCIMQVLGAFPSPSGPASTCSLLNEDTLIRYARLSATGASNFRYFVLDNSVILAMLEQPLGNEQNPSPSVTVLIRGTAGRHAWTMQLFHQPRGARANQRQVFVPEGRPLPKNDVGIKYSVKQRPFPEEVDKIPLVKADVSIPDLDDIVSKEACYLDWQDDSRATNTLSYYPHLEVQHDRLRILMTKQIEYENTLERHSEEIWKSNTFPDPQTDCKPPPPSQEFQTARLFLSHFGFLSLEALKEPNNSRLPPHLIGLESSLPGFFDDISYLDLLPCRPFDTVFIFYVRAGQKSSHEILRNVESSSSVQPHFLEFLLSLGWPVDVGRHPGWTGHLDTSWSLNSFCDSNDTQQIEEAATPEDTGGSVFNGEKKVLYYADALTEIAFVVPSLTENSEESSVHSDSTVEADTNTEIVPGLLKQPNLTLELFPNHSDNLESAKKLSPLVKTKRSSTGKSFPPLGPETKVFVVWVERFDDIENFPLTELLAETSTGLEASMSNSTSCRSGLLEKDVPLIFIHPLKTGLFRIRLHGAVGKFGMVIPLVDGMVVSRRALGFLVRQTVINVCRRKRLESDLYNPPHVRRKQKITEIVQRYRNKQLEPEFYTSLFHEVGEGKPHL